In a single window of the Hippocampus zosterae strain Florida chromosome 6, ASM2543408v3, whole genome shotgun sequence genome:
- the si:ch73-138n13.1 gene encoding trichohyalin isoform X2 codes for MAAQVKVQSGEVGRTMTGGRPHLSPLTDSSNTSPSITQSHIITPEPKKPVPAPKPRLTPKPFAVEKRNTIKPILAPKPQTKPRPESTNNTGYTQEFPNSSEPEQSVAIVKPSPVSTNSSRPTSTSFRTSIKVNNGKTTNPAAHLFKPAPPFDSADTNKKMPPLPAERQTPKNQMTPMQGRASIARAKSLGFLNLDEKEEQNNSVTVVPPQPQPRSSRPRPVSAVFLNNPETPVPAPRSASGKPLPSDLTSKFESIGLSLHRKTTKANEKESTPKETALPQKTQQEKFSALGQKTSTDVKQSTPDNPGNDNSEKIRVQETEDQRGVSIKSRINLLLDSASASETVASGQKSDILAPELTVPESEPQVGVKQLIRQLTEDVTSNPIMKPALKPRQLATDLTKKFSSERFSDFGHVSPGETAECHEISKDPQRRMEAVNSSGKMAVEFQDDLKISSMTEIPDTEHVSSATNNESVEMQTVRASLFDNIVETASVTIGADLLRNPSLPGGNNKDEVTLVTAIYKDCVSPRPLRVNHTRDTVQAVGESRAVSESIPSAQWEDKALTLRSRRSEGNRATIETTGLIQGEPASTMAMEQQSRYLRIGSLQKWPTTDVAQEPDLENVTLKQSQRGIDMDLNKDKDRQREADHEEIAAAPKRMKTLQTAEKPNPKATYFALTGQIQESDPGSYIIESAVPYDDIGSGQEISPDTVAAIKRNLSLDATLGKNSQEKYEDVMRTSHISARQVVSAPYAPTADKMTDVVKTEQTKEDVRQNAKMKVIDIDKRRQMEMERQAILQFSQMKEREMQREFERRKAFEREKQKQTELQNQNPQELEYENMKEMEKQRQLPFTKERANQQEQEMQRRQEVERQRGLERQRELEKQRQEEMHRQKEQEKERQQKLQRQRAQELAKHQALMRQKAQEIELELMKMREQEKEQHREFESHQEQMRLKEQEKERQEELRRQKEQQKELERQRELERQHELMRLREQERERHRQLERQKELMRLKEQEEERRREVKRDQERTRLREQEEERLKEQMRLREQEMESLREQEKQHREQEIERRREVEIQHSQMKLREQEKEKQQDQVRLREQEMARLRELGRQKEQLKQNEQKMERQQDLERQQEHGRLREQELERRRELKRQQERLRQREQELEKQELKQQQEDVRLREEEMERLHKPEKQPREQDMERQQELEHQQEKVRLREQEMERRRELKRQQERLRLRQQEMERQQQLEREQEQLRQREKETERQELARQQEKVRLKEEEMERRREFERRQEQVRHRELERERLQALEPQQEQVRQEKERQRGFQKQQELDQEMQREWERQRQREEERQTELDKETLLLEMQRNKRIEELERVKEKEERKLFDQKQKEKENKISLFELEKQWSRGKAEKTTLMSVEQEMLRKKGIDREREQLRQLERDHEEETEREHLKELDRLRDLQREKQLHAEKQNQRLIQQASQNERLGWEAEREKMEKAEAEKMRQIARLQEAERQRLKDKQKKEEQEIIRLDQSPLRPKVVDVDSLLRTATSQHVDPARRWKEPSSRAEVPYKPSILDVDSFKSQSQSLSNQDIPTVSGIQEVDSNFGSILRPTPERDITWKMPPQNSHDSASPVWTRSPHDPRQLQPTDTSHSKPLHEPRKHTTKVSPERPLVRQDEHSLAPQNHWRRRQGELRDWDPFFQREATTGVPRGAPVDQVWLPRQLKSRGNKEEVWHRRRSQGSQEPNRMRSRSMSRRSVPSGTVLEKSVSRLRSRSAHREPDHNSREQQKQGVSDEDERKDYETPVGENDSQYGTWETGLRTDDSLTPATPCSESNLSPTSRNTTPSQPQDEHGSCDGLDPLSKYENEPLMFPDVPSTLLDTGVLRSRVQLGKKRAPRTRPSRAARQNTPQDGSGGATSEDWLYRDSTEKVERKMDEVDSEEQARGADAAATFDSQPQRIALFPGVDSQALKVQLKKRSDSDNQTDAPSPSLVSRSPKSPFLSRTARVLPPAGGKENGEEESPQWLKELKSKKRLSQYENEC; via the exons ATGGCTGCACAGGTGAAGGTACAAAGTGGGGAGGTTGGGAGGACAATGACAGGAGGAAGACCTCACTTGAGTCCCCTGACTGACTCAAGCAACACAAGCCCGTCAATCACGCAGTCGCATATCATCACTCCTGAACCCAAAAAACCTGTCCCAGCCCCCAAACCACGGCTGACTCCAAAACCATTTGCTGTGGAGAAAAGAAACACTATCAAGCCTATACTTGCACCAAAGCCGCAAACCAAACCCAGACCAGAATCTACTAACAACACTGGATACACACAAGAGTTTCCCAACAGTTCAGAACCAGAGCAATCAGTTGCCATTGTTAAGCCAAGCCCTGTTTCAACTAATTCCAGTCGTCCTACCTCAACCTCATTTAGAACATCCATTAAGGTGAATAATGGGAAAACAACCAATCCTGCTGCCCATCTGTTTAAACCAGCCCCTCCTTTTGACTCTGCggacaccaacaaaaaaatgcctccATTACCAGCAGAAAGGCAGACACCTAAGAACCAGATGACACCCATGCAGGGCAGAGCATCCATTGCTAGAGCCAAGTCATTGGGCTTTCTTAATCTggatgaaaaagaagaacaaaataattctGTGACCGTTGTCCCACCCCAACCTCAACCCCGGAGTTCCAGGCCCAGGCCCGTATCAGCTGTTTTTCTCAACAATCCAGAGACACCAGTTCCTGCTCCACGCTCGGCTAGTGGAAAACCTCTTCCATCTGATCTTACATCCAAGTTTGAGTCTATTGGTCTGTCATTGCACCGTAAAACGACCAAAGCCAATGAGAAGGAAAGCACTCCAAAAGAAACAGCACTTCCACAAAAGACACAACAGGAGAAATTCAGTGCCTTGGGACAGAAGACTAGTACAGACGTTAAACAATCAACCCCAGACAACCCGGGGAATGACAATTCGGAAAAAATACGTGTACAGGAGACTGAGGATCAGCGAGGGGTTAGCATCAAGTCACGAATTAATCTCCTCCTTGATTCCGCCTCTGCGTCTGAGACGGTGGCTTCTGGCCAAAAATCGGATATTCTCGCTCCGGAGTTGACAGTCCCTGAAAGTGAGCCGCAAGTCGGGGTTAAACAGCTCATCAGGCAGCTAACAGAGGATGTAACTTCAAATCCCATCATGAAACCTGCGCTGAAGCCTCGCCAGCTGGCCACTGATCTCACTAAAAA GTTTTCTTCCGAGAGGTTCTCTGACTTTGGCCATGTTTCACCCGGTGAGACTGCAGAATGTCATGAGATCAGCAAAGATCCGCAAAGAAGG ATGGAAGCGGTCAACTCCAGTGGCAAGATGGCTGTGGAGTTCCAAGATGACCTCAAAATTAGCTCAATGACAGAAATTCCCGATACAGAACACGTATCAAGTGCTACCAACAATGAAAGTGTTGAAATGCAGACAGTGCGAGCATCCTTATTTGATAATATAGTGGAGACTGCTAGCGTGACCATTGGCGCTGATTTACTCAGGAATCCATCTTTGCCAGGAGGAAACAATAAGGATGAAGTAACACTTGTGACTGCCATTTATAAAGATTGTGTATCTCCACGTCCTCTGAGAGTAAACCACACCAGGGACACAGTGCAAGCAGTGGGAGAGAGCAGAGCTGTGAGTGAGAGCATTCCATCTGCTCAGTGGGAAGATAAAGCTTTGACCTTACGCTCCAGACGTTCAGAAGGAAACAGAGCGACGATAGAGACAACGGGTTTAATACAAGGAGAACCAGCTTCAACAATGGCAATGGAGCAACAGTCTCGATACTTGCGAATAGGATCCTTACAGAAATGGCCAACGACGGATGTAGCTCAAGAGCCCGATTTGGAGAATGTTACGCTAAAGCAATCACAAAGGGGAATAGACATGGATTTGAATAAGGACAAGGACAGACAGAGAGAAGCAGATCATGAGGAAATAGCTGCAGCTCCTAAACGCATGAAAACACTGCAGACAGCTGAAAAGCCAAACCCCAAGGCAACCTATTTTGCTTTGACCGGACAAATACAGGAGTCGGATCCGGGATCATACATTATAGAGTCAGCAGTGCCTTATGATGATATAGGTTCTGGACAGGAAATCTCTCCAGATACAGTAGCTGCTATTAAGAGGAATCTGTCATTAGATGCAACTTTGGGAAAAAATTCTCaagagaaatatgaggacgTAATGAGGACGAGCCACATTTCAGCCAGACAGGTGGTATCTGCACCGTATGCGCCAACAGCAGATAAAATGACAGATGTAGTGAAAACGGAGCAAACAAAGGAGGATGTAAGGCAAAATGCCAAAATGAAAGTTATTGATATTGACAAACGGAgacaaatggaaatggaaagacAAGCCATTTTACAGTTTTCACAGATGAAGGAAAGGGAGATGCAAAGAGAATTTGAAAGACGTAAGGCATTTGAAAGggagaaacaaaaacagacagagCTTCAAAACCAGAATCCCCAAGAACTAGAGTATGAAAATATGAAAGAAATGGAAAAGCAAAGGCAGTTGCCGTTCACAAAAGAAAGGGCAAATCAGCAAGAACAGGAGATGCAGAGGAGGCAGGAAGTGGAGAGGCAAAGAGGgctagagagacagagagagttaGAAAAGCAGAGACAGGAAGAAATGCATAGGCAAAAGgaacaagaaaaggaaagacaacaaaaactgcaaaggCAGCGAGCGCAGGAACTGGCGAAGCACCAAGCACTGATGAGGCAAAAGGCGCAGGAAATTGAGCTGGAACTGATGAAGATGAGGGAGCAAGAAAAAGAGCAACACAGAGAATTTGAGAGCCACCAAGAGCAGATGAGGCTGAAGGAACAGGAAAAGGAAAGACAGGAAGAATTGAGGAGACAAAAGGAGCAGCAGAAAGAACTAGAGAGGCAACGTGAGTTGGAGAGACAGCATGAACTGATGAGATTGAGGGAGCAGGAAAGGGAGAGACATCGACAATTAGAGAGACAGAAAGAGCTGATGAGGCTGAAAGAGCAGGAAGAGGAGCGACGGCGAGAAGTTAAAAGAGATCAGGAACGGACGAGGCTGAGGGAGCAGGAAGAGGAGAGGTTGAAAGAACAGATGAGACTGAGAGAGCAGGAAATGGAGAGCCTGCGAGAACAGGAGAAGCAGCATAGGGAGCAAGAAATTGAGAGACGGCGAGAAGTTGAAATCCAGCACTCACAGATGAAGCTGAGAGAGCAAGAAAAAGAGAAACAGCAAGATCAGGTGAGGCTGAGGGAGCAGGAAATGGCGAGACTGCGAGAACTTGGGAGACAAAAAGAACAACTGAAGCAAAACGAGCAAAAAATGGAAAGACAGCAAGATCTTGAGCGACAGCAAGAACATGGGAGGCTGAGGGAGCAGGAACTGGAGAGACGGCGAGAACTTAAGAGGCAGCAAGAACGACTGAGACAAAGGGAGCAAGAATTAGAAAAACAAGAACTTAAACAACAGCAAGAAGACGTGAGACtgagggaggaggaaatggagaGACTGCATAAACCTGAGAAGCAGCCTAGGGAGCAAGATATGGAAAGACAGCAAGAACTTGAACATCAGCAAGAAAAGGTGAGGCTGAGGGAGCAGGAAATGGAGAGACGACGAGAACTTAAGAGGCAGCAAGAACGATTGCGGCTGAGGCAGCAAGAGATGGAGAGACAACAACAACTTGAGAGGGAACAAGAACAATTGAGGCAGAGGGAGAAAGAAACGGAGAGACAAGAACTTGCACGACAGCAGGAAAAAGTGAGGTtgaaggaggaggaaatggagaGACGGCGAGAGTTTGAGCGGCGTCAAGAACAAGTGAGGCATAGAGAACTAGAAAGGGAGCGACTGCAAGCACTTGAGCCGCAGCAAGAACAGGTCAGACAGGAAAAAGAGCGACAGCGGGGATTTCAAAAGCAGCAAGAACTGGATCAAGAGATGCAGCGTGAatgggaaagacaaagacagagagaggaagagagacagacagagctGGACAAGGAGACACTTCTTTTGGAAATGCAAAGGAATAAGAGAATAGAGGAACTGGAGAGAGTTAAagagaaagaagagagaaagcTCTTTGACCAAAAAcagaaggagaaagaaaataagATATCTCTTTTTGAGCTTGAAAAGCAGTGGTCCAGAGGCAAGGCTGAAAAAACGACATTAATGTCAGTAGAACAAGAAATGCTAAGAAAGAAAGGGATTGATAGAGAAAGGGAACAACTAAGACAACTGGAGCGGGATcacgaggaagagactgagagaGAACATTTGAAAGAGCTGGACAGACTGAGAGACTTGCAAAGGGAAAAACAACTCCACGCCGAGAAACAGAACCAAAGGTTAATACAACAGGCCTCACAGAATGAAAGGCTTGGAtgggaggcagagagagagaaaatggagaAGGCTGAGGCAGAGAAAATGCGACAGATTGCCAGACTTCAAGAAGCAGAGCGACAAAGACTAAaggacaaacaaaagaaagaggaaCAGGAGATAATAAGGCTCGATCAATCGCCTTTGAGGCCCAAAGTGGTGGATGTAGATTCTTTGCTCAGAACTGCCACCTCTCAACACGTCGATCCTGCACGAAGATGGAAGGAGCCCTCTTCCAGAGCTGAAGTGCCCTACAAGCCTTCCATTCTTGATGTGGACTCTTTCAAGTCTCAATCTCAGTCATTATCAAATCAAGATATCCCGACTGTTTCCGGTATTCAAGAAGTGGACTCCAACTTTGGGAGTATATTGCGGCCTACACCTGAAAGAGATATTACATGGAAGATGCCGCCACAGAATTCGCATGATTCAGCAAGTCCAGTTTGGACAAGATCTCCCCATGACCCACGTCAGCTACAGCCAACTGACACGTCTCACAGTAAACCTCTTCATGAGCCAAGAAAACACACGACCAAAGTCAGCCCTGAACGACCGCTTGTTAGGCAGGACGAACATTCCCTGGCCCCACAGAACCATTGGCGCCGCAGGCAAGGTGAGCTGCGTGATTGGGACCCTTTTTTCCAAAGAGAGGCAACAACTGGCGTTCCCAGGGGCGCTCCTGTTGATCAGGTCTGGTTGCCGAGACAACTAAAATCCCGAGGCAACAAGGAAGAGGTCTGGCACCGAAGGAGATCCCAAGGATCCCAG GAGCCGAACAGGATGCGTTCTCGCAGTATGTCACGTCGATCAGTTCCATCTGGTACTGTTCTTGAGAAAAGTGTTTCTAGACTACGAAGTCGTAGTGCCCACAGAGAACCGGACCACAACAGCCGG GAGCAACAGAAGCAAGGTGTCAGTGATGAGGATGAGAGAAAGGACTATGAAACTCCAGTGGGTGAGAACGATAGTCAGTATGGGACTTGGGAGACAGGACTACGCACTGATGATAG TCTAACTCCTGCCACTCCCTGCTCAGAAAGCAATTTGAGCCCTACGTCAAGAAACACAACTCCTTCACAACCACAAGACGAACACGGCAGCTGCGATGGCCTGGATCCACTATCTAAATATGAGAACGAGCCGCTCATGTTCCCTGAT GTGCCAAGCACTCTTTTAGACACTGGTGTCCTTCGGTCCAGAGTCCAACTTGGAAAGAAGCGTGCTCCCAGGACACGGCCCTCCAGAGCTGCCCGTCAAAACACTCCTCAAgatgggagtgggggggctACCTCTGAGGACTGGCTCTACAGAGACTCCACAG AGAAGGTTGAGCGTAAGATGGATGAAGTCGATTCTGAGGAGCAGGCCAGAGGAGCAGACGCCGCTGCTACTTTTGATTCTCAGCCACAAAGGATTGCCTTGTTCCCTGGGGTGGACTCTCAAGCTTTAAAG GTCCAATTGAAGAAGAGAAGCGACTCTGACAATCAAACTGATGCACCCTCTCCTTCCCTTGTTTCACGCTCCCCCAAATCGCCCTTCCTGTCTCGGACCGCTCGTGTCCTTCCGCCAGCTGGCGGGAAAGAAAATGG TGAGGAGGAATCACCCCAGTGGTTGAAAGAGCTCAAATCGAAGAAGCGCTTGAGTCAATATGAGAACGAGTGCTAA